In Lactobacillus sp. PV012, one genomic interval encodes:
- the accA gene encoding carboxyltransferase subunit alpha gives MNKTAMDIVLAARSEKHIPGHEIRKRLFPDFFELHGDRLNQDDPAIVGGITSFHDRPVTVITTSRGHDLQERMAKHFGQPQPGGYRKVLRLIKNAAKFKRPVFLFVDTAGAYPGKSAEENGQGQAIAQNLLEIGRVRTPIITIMYGEGGSGGALALACGDEVWMLENSIYSVLSPEGFASILWKDAQKVTQAAEKMKLTPKDLLKFKVIEGIIEEPDDHQIVCEKIDQVLKTELKKLDQLSLDELVQKRYERFRKY, from the coding sequence ATGAATAAAACGGCAATGGACATTGTATTAGCCGCACGTAGTGAAAAGCATATTCCTGGTCATGAAATACGTAAGCGACTTTTTCCAGATTTTTTCGAACTTCATGGCGATCGCTTAAATCAAGATGATCCAGCAATAGTTGGGGGAATCACTAGTTTCCATGACCGACCAGTAACAGTTATTACTACGAGTCGGGGGCATGATTTACAAGAAAGAATGGCTAAGCACTTTGGTCAACCACAACCAGGTGGTTATCGAAAAGTTTTACGTTTAATAAAAAATGCAGCAAAATTTAAACGACCAGTTTTTTTATTTGTGGATACTGCAGGAGCTTATCCTGGAAAAAGTGCTGAAGAAAATGGACAAGGGCAAGCAATTGCGCAGAATCTGCTTGAAATCGGGCGTGTTAGGACTCCAATTATTACGATTATGTATGGTGAAGGTGGCTCAGGAGGAGCATTAGCATTAGCTTGTGGCGATGAAGTCTGGATGTTGGAAAATAGTATATATTCTGTTTTATCGCCAGAGGGTTTTGCTTCTATTCTTTGGAAAGATGCTCAAAAAGTTACCCAAGCAGCTGAAAAGATGAAATTAACTCCCAAAGATTTATTGAAATTCAAAGTAATTGAAGGAATCATTGAAGAACCAGATGATCATCAAATAGTTTGCGAGAAGATCGATCAAGTTTTAAAAACTGAACTAAAGAAATTGGACCAATTATCTTTGGATGAATTAGTGCAAAAACGTTATGAAAGATTTAGAAAGTATTAA
- a CDS encoding acetyl-CoA carboxylase carboxyltransferase subunit beta: MKLFPHKNTLSEVRVKADINADDRVPNNLIKKCPKCGEEVFADRLTQYQTCLNCGYGFRITAKSRLQWLVDEAKEWNSELQATDPLNFPSYQQKIAKAEQTSKLKEAVWTGQGKIKDEIFALGIMDPSFIMGSLGQMTGEKLAQLFEKATDKKLPVVLFTASGGARMQEGIFSLMQMAKVSNAVAKHSEAGLLYIVVLTDPTTGGVTASFASQGDIILAEPHAMVGFAGRRVIEQTIHQKIAPDLQDAENVLRYGFIDHIVKREDEKEVISWLLKVGGRNE, from the coding sequence TACTCTATCAGAAGTCAGAGTGAAGGCAGATATTAATGCAGATGATCGTGTACCAAATAATTTGATAAAAAAATGTCCAAAGTGTGGTGAAGAGGTATTTGCAGATAGATTAACTCAATATCAAACCTGCTTAAATTGCGGCTATGGCTTTAGAATTACAGCTAAATCAAGGCTACAGTGGTTAGTTGATGAAGCTAAAGAATGGAACTCGGAACTCCAAGCTACAGATCCATTAAACTTTCCTAGTTACCAACAAAAAATAGCTAAAGCTGAACAAACTAGCAAATTAAAAGAAGCAGTTTGGACAGGGCAAGGAAAAATTAAAGATGAAATCTTTGCCTTAGGCATTATGGATCCGAGTTTTATTATGGGCTCATTAGGACAAATGACCGGAGAAAAGTTAGCGCAACTTTTTGAAAAAGCTACGGATAAAAAATTGCCAGTTGTTTTATTTACAGCTTCTGGTGGTGCTCGTATGCAAGAAGGAATATTTTCACTAATGCAAATGGCGAAGGTATCTAATGCAGTCGCAAAGCATTCAGAAGCAGGATTACTTTATATTGTGGTTTTGACTGATCCAACTACTGGTGGGGTAACAGCAAGCTTTGCCAGTCAAGGCGACATTATTTTAGCGGAACCTCATGCAATGGTAGGTTTTGCAGGAAGACGAGTAATTGAACAAACTATTCATCAAAAAATTGCTCCTGATTTACAAGATGCAGAAAATGTACTGCGATATGGGTTTATTGATCACATTGTAAAGCGGGAAGATGAAAAAGAAGTTATTTCATGGCTGTTGAAAGTAGGTGGTCGAAATGAATAA
- the fabI gene encoding enoyl-ACP reductase FabI — protein MSGILEGKKILVMGVANSRSIAWGCAQAMEEQGAEIIYTYQNERLKKYISKLVPDEKYLFECDVTSDTSITEAFDKIKNNFGKINGIVHAIAFAKKEELGGSILNSTRQGYAQALDVSSYSFLAVAKEGVKILNDPASLITLTYMGSDRALPNYNTMGIAKAALESEVRYLARDLGKDGIRVNAISAGAIKTLAVSGIKGHSELLKISQSETVDGVNVTKEEVGNTCAFLMSNLASGITGDIIFVDKGVHLR, from the coding sequence ATGAGTGGAATTTTAGAAGGTAAAAAAATTTTAGTAATGGGTGTAGCCAACAGTCGCTCCATTGCTTGGGGATGTGCTCAGGCAATGGAAGAGCAGGGGGCAGAAATAATCTACACTTATCAAAATGAACGATTAAAAAAGTATATTTCTAAGCTTGTACCTGATGAAAAATATCTCTTTGAGTGTGATGTTACAAGTGATACAAGTATCACAGAAGCCTTTGACAAAATAAAAAATAACTTTGGAAAAATTAATGGTATTGTCCATGCGATTGCTTTTGCTAAGAAAGAAGAGTTAGGTGGTTCAATTCTTAATTCAACTCGTCAAGGTTACGCTCAGGCCTTAGATGTTTCCTCATATTCTTTCTTGGCAGTGGCCAAAGAAGGAGTTAAGATTTTAAATGATCCTGCTAGCCTAATAACTTTGACTTATATGGGAAGTGACCGTGCCCTTCCAAATTACAATACTATGGGAATAGCTAAGGCTGCCCTTGAATCAGAGGTACGCTATCTTGCGAGAGATTTAGGAAAAGATGGTATTCGCGTAAATGCAATTTCAGCAGGAGCCATCAAAACATTAGCTGTTTCTGGAATTAAGGGTCATTCAGAATTACTTAAAATTTCTCAAAGTGAAACAGTAGATGGAGTGAATGTAACTAAAGAAGAAGTAGGTAATACTTGTGCATTTTTGATGAGCAATTTGGCTTCGGGGATAACTGGAGACATTATTTTTGTTGATAAGGGCGTTCATTTACGATAA